CCAATTTCGGGCACACGCAAAATTTGTAACAAGCCAGGTGGGACTTTTTCCAAAAGCTGATCGGCCAAAGCCGAATGACCATGGTCGAGCAATTCGCCAATAATTGCCGCGCTGGCCTCGCCAATATTGGGCAAACTGGTTAATAATCCTTGTTCGCGCAGGCTGGCAAGGCTGGTGGTTTGAGCGGCGAGGGTATCGCTAGCACGGCGATAGGCCGCCAATCGAAAACGATTTTCGCCGATCACTTCCAACGCATCGGCAATATCGGCAAAAACTTGGGCAATTGCTTGGTTGCTAAGCATAATTTGGCTGTGCTCACGCTGAAAAAAAGAGCAGGAGTAGTAAAGTAGATTGTGGTCTGATTATAGCATGCTCGCCTTGGCCTGAGGCTTGGGATCATGCAGCAATCTAGCTTATCCGTTCTCGCTAGAACAAAGGCTTCAAGTTCAACATAATCCTGTGAGCTGTCACAAATTGCCTTTTAGTGACGGGGCGGAGGGGTGCTTTCAAGGGTAAGTTTTCGCTGCGAGCCACGGATCTGGTGGTTCATCAATGGATGCATGACTGCCCTGATTGTGATTGAGGGGGTGCAGGGGGATTAAAGCCCCCTGCGTCTCCCGCCTTGAGGCGGGACGGAAGGGTGGTGATCACGCATGATTCTGAACAACCGACCCTTGAAGGGCGGAGGGGTGGTGAAAAATGGCCGAGCATGGCTCATTCAGACAAGTTGCCCAAAGCAATAATGATTATTTTTGGCTATTTTGCCCTATAATGAGCAAACTCAGCTGGGCTATCATGCACAGTGGCTAGGTGTCAGCGAAGGAGCATTCAGGTTATGCCAGTCACAAAAGAAGAAATTTTAGCAAAAATTGTCGAACAAAAAGTCCAGTTTATTAATCTCCAATTTACCGATATTGTTGGGATTATTAAAAATGTGACGATTCCTGTTTCGCAAATTCACGAAGCACTCGACCATGGCGTTTGGTTCGATGGCTCTTCAATTGAAGGTTTTGCCCGCATCGCCGAAAGCGATATGTATTTGGTGCCCGACCTCAACACCTATGCAGTGATTCCATGGGAGAGCACTGGCGATTATATTACTGCTCGTTTTATCTGCGATGTCTACACGCCTGATGATCAACCATTTGCTGGCGACCCACGCCATGTGCTCAAACGCACGTTGGCCCAAGCCGCCGAATTGGGCTTTATCTACAATACTGGGCCGGAGTTGGAGTTTTTCTTGTTTAAGCCAGGCCCGAACGGCGAGTTAATCCCCATTCCCCACGATGCGGCGGGTTATTTTGATGTTTCAACTGATTATGCCACCCACATTCGTCGCCAGATGGTGGCTTCATTACAAACCTTTGGAATCAAAGTTGAAGCCAGCCATCACGAAGTGGCGATTGGCCAGCATGAAATTGATTTTGAATATGGCGATGCGCTGACCACGGCTGATCATACCGTTACTTTTCGCACGGTGTTGAAGGCAATTGCCCAATTGAATGGCTTGCATGCCACCTTTATGCCCAAGCCAATCGCAGGCATCAACGGGTCGGGCATGCACGTGCATCAAAGTTTGTCATCGATCGTAACGGGCCGCAACGAGTTTCATGATCACGAAACTAATAATTTATCGTTGTTGGCGCAGCATTTTACCGCAGGCTTGCTCGACCATGCCTTGGGCATGACCGCCGTACTGGCTCCATTGGTCAACTCCTATAAACGGCTCGTGCCTGGCTACGAAGCGCCAATTTATGTTAGTTGGGGGCGGACCAACCGCTCAGCTTTAGTGCGTATTCCACGGATCAGCGCTGGCCGCTCGAACCAAGCCACCCGCATCGAGCTACGCTGCCCTGACCCATCAGCCAACCCCTATTTGGCTTTTTCGGTGATGTTGGCTGCTGGCCTTGATGGAATTAAGCGCAAACTTATGCCACC
This sequence is a window from Herpetosiphon gulosus. Protein-coding genes within it:
- the glnA gene encoding type I glutamate--ammonia ligase, giving the protein MPVTKEEILAKIVEQKVQFINLQFTDIVGIIKNVTIPVSQIHEALDHGVWFDGSSIEGFARIAESDMYLVPDLNTYAVIPWESTGDYITARFICDVYTPDDQPFAGDPRHVLKRTLAQAAELGFIYNTGPELEFFLFKPGPNGELIPIPHDAAGYFDVSTDYATHIRRQMVASLQTFGIKVEASHHEVAIGQHEIDFEYGDALTTADHTVTFRTVLKAIAQLNGLHATFMPKPIAGINGSGMHVHQSLSSIVTGRNEFHDHETNNLSLLAQHFTAGLLDHALGMTAVLAPLVNSYKRLVPGYEAPIYVSWGRTNRSALVRIPRISAGRSNQATRIELRCPDPSANPYLAFSVMLAAGLDGIKRKLMPPPSAEEDLYHVDPIARGLKTLPVSLGEALEELKRDSVIQEALGEHIYERYIEAKTQEWDAYRRHVSQWELDRYLPIY